In Bombus affinis isolate iyBomAffi1 chromosome 8, iyBomAffi1.2, whole genome shotgun sequence, the following proteins share a genomic window:
- the LOC126919747 gene encoding putative tyramine receptor 2 isoform X2, with amino-acid sequence MNSSGESSGTMTEDYEVTGCGPSEEETGSNLPVWEAAAASLTLGFLVLATVLGNALVILSVFTYRPLRIVQNFFIVSLAVADLAVAILVMPFNVAYLLLGKWIFGIHLCKLWLTCDVLCCTASILNLCAIALDRYWAITDPINYAQKRTLKRVLATIAGVWILSGAISSPPLIGWNDWPEELEPGTPCQLTRRQGYVIYSSLGSFFIPLLLMSLVYLEIFLATRRRLRERARQSRINAVQSTRHREVDDAEESVSSETNHNERSTPRSHAKPSLIDDEPTEVTIGGGGTVTTSSSRRTTGGRAPATTTTVYQFIEERQRISLSKERRAARTLGVIMGVFVVCWLPFFLMYVIVPFCPACCPSDRMVYFITWLGYVNSALNPLIYTIFNLDYRRAFRKLLRIR; translated from the coding sequence ATGAATTCGAGCGGGGAATCTAGCGGCACGATGACCGAAGACTACGAGGTAACAGGCTGCGGCCCGTCGGAAGAGGAAACAGGATCAAACTTGCCAGTTTGGGAAGCCGCAGCCGCCTCTTTGACACTAGGCTTCCTCGTTCTGGCTACGGTACTCGGCAACGCGTTGGTGATCCTCAGTGTGTTCACCTACAGACCTCTGCGAATCGTTCAGAACTTCTTCATCGTCTCGCTGGCGGTCGCCGATCTCGCGGTCGCCATCTTAGTGATGCCTTTCAACGTCGCCTATCTTCTTCTGGGCAAGTGGATCTTCGGTATACACCTTTGTAAACTGTGGTTAACCTGCGACGTGCTCTGTTGCACCGCAAGTATACTGAATCTGTGCGCGATCGCGCTCGATCGTTATTGGGCTATCACCGATCCTATCAATTACGCGCAGAAACGAACGCTGAAGAGAGTTCTAGCGACGATAGCGGGCGTGTGGATATTGTCCGGTGCGATCAGTTCGCCGCCTTTGATTGGTTGGAACGATTGGCCGGAAGAATTGGAGCCAGGGACACCCTGTCAGTTAACCAGAAGACAGGGCTACGTGATTTACTCGTCGTTAGGCTCGTTCTTTATTCCTCTGTTGTTGATGAGTCTGGTGTATCTCGAGATCTTCCTAGCAACGAGAAGAAGACTGAGAGAACGAGCCAGGCAAAGTAGAATAAACGCCGTGCAATCCACCAGACATCGCGAGGTGGACGACGCGGAAGAGTCTGTCAGTTCGGAAACTAACCATAACGAAAGATCGACGCCTCGATCGCACGCCAAACCATCGTTGATCGACGACGAACCGACCGAGGTAACGATAGGAGGTGGCGGCACCGTGACCACGTCCTCCTCCAGGAGGACAACCGGTGGCCGAGCACCGGCGACAACCACCACCGTGTATCAATTCATCGAGGAACGACAAAGAATCTCGTTGTCGAAGGAGAGACGGGCTGCGAGAACGCTGGGCGTGATCATGGGCGTTTTCGTTGTCTGCTGGCTACCATTCTTCCTCATGTATGTGATCGTACCGTTCTGTCCGGCTTGTTGTCCATCGGATCGGATGGTCTATTTCATCACGTGGCTCGGTTACGTGAACAGCGCGCTGAATCCGCTCATCTACACCATCTTCAATCTCGACTATAGAAGAGCGTTCAGAAAGCTGCTGCGCATTCGTTGA